Proteins encoded together in one Olsenella timonensis window:
- a CDS encoding TerB N-terminal domain-containing protein, translated as MPDVDAIIEQILAASRSKGGRAFASARTYADEPILLRGSQLASYLPEPIRQMRALARCGEARTWSDARLFVEQARLMADYVDDFPFDGEFSSYFPTYESMTNPQLRGYFTWRARVRRGRVERTSPSFAFVYLYELVNGVGAAPGMEAFRSIESFWQEYRSLDPVLDRYVRPWLVDYVAFHDLPVELSAPYLNTAHDRAVGVLRRAEQRALDASPPKGRRRPPHAFGTDPAGDEELLGALDALSTHRIREGRLYRDEPDAVRSVCCAVFADLARHYASHRAQGLTESLFGTRHAMPHLMFASAVFYPGGRHRDCVVELDETCRYVCQNGIWSCDSLHDGGARSARLGQVLRAVDRQLRIALGHPSPLKERADPKYLVKIIDRAIGDYLAWHVAHAPRRIEIDLAKLADIRASAAETREALLVDEEREEEIPAPEPAAPPQGEKDDALALTADELAFLRGLLDGRTPDVTGADLLVDTVNGKLYDLLGDTAVEFDAQGVPRLVEDYAEDVRAALDG; from the coding sequence ATGCCGGACGTCGACGCGATCATAGAGCAGATTCTCGCGGCCAGCCGCTCCAAGGGCGGCAGGGCGTTCGCGAGCGCGCGCACCTATGCCGACGAGCCCATCCTCCTGCGCGGGTCACAGCTCGCCAGCTACCTACCCGAGCCCATCCGCCAGATGCGCGCGCTCGCCCGCTGCGGCGAGGCCCGGACGTGGTCCGACGCGCGGCTCTTCGTGGAGCAGGCGCGCCTCATGGCCGACTACGTCGACGACTTCCCCTTCGACGGAGAGTTCTCCAGCTACTTTCCCACCTACGAGTCCATGACCAACCCGCAGCTGCGTGGCTACTTCACCTGGCGCGCGCGGGTGCGTCGCGGCAGGGTTGAGCGGACCTCCCCCTCCTTCGCCTTTGTCTATCTCTACGAGCTCGTCAACGGCGTGGGGGCGGCACCGGGGATGGAGGCCTTCCGCTCCATCGAGTCCTTCTGGCAGGAGTATCGCTCCCTCGACCCCGTGCTCGATCGCTACGTGCGTCCTTGGTTGGTGGACTACGTCGCCTTCCACGACCTACCCGTCGAGCTTTCCGCGCCGTACCTCAACACCGCGCATGACCGTGCCGTGGGCGTCCTCCGGCGCGCGGAGCAACGAGCGCTCGACGCGTCTCCACCCAAGGGGCGCCGCCGGCCGCCGCACGCCTTCGGCACCGATCCCGCCGGCGACGAGGAGCTGCTCGGCGCGCTGGACGCACTCTCCACCCATCGCATCCGCGAGGGGCGCCTCTACCGGGACGAGCCGGACGCCGTGCGCAGCGTCTGCTGCGCCGTCTTCGCAGACCTCGCGCGCCACTATGCCTCCCACCGCGCCCAGGGGCTCACGGAGAGCCTCTTCGGAACACGGCACGCCATGCCGCACCTGATGTTCGCCTCGGCCGTCTTCTATCCCGGCGGGCGGCACCGAGACTGTGTCGTCGAGCTGGACGAGACTTGCCGCTACGTCTGCCAGAACGGCATCTGGAGCTGCGACTCCCTGCATGACGGGGGCGCTCGCAGCGCCAGGCTCGGACAGGTCCTGCGCGCCGTCGACCGCCAGCTGCGCATCGCCCTCGGCCACCCGAGCCCCCTCAAGGAGCGTGCTGACCCAAAATACCTGGTCAAGATCATCGATCGAGCGATTGGTGACTACCTCGCCTGGCACGTCGCCCACGCGCCGCGGCGCATCGAGATCGACCTCGCCAAGCTCGCGGACATCCGTGCGAGCGCCGCCGAGACCCGCGAGGCCCTGCTCGTCGACGAGGAGCGCGAGGAAGAGATCCCGGCGCCGGAGCCCGCGGCGCCTCCGCAAGGCGAGAAGGACGACGCCCTTGCACTCACCGCGGACGAGCTCGCGTTTCTCCGTGGCCTGCTCGACGGGCGCACGCCGGACGTCACCGGGGCGGACCTCCTGGTCGACACGGTCAACGGGAAGCTCTACGACCTGCTCGGCGACACGGCGGTCGAGTTTGACGCGCAGGGCGTCCCCAGACTCGTGGAGGACTACGCCGAGGACGTGCGCGCGGCGCTCGACGGCTAG
- a CDS encoding DUF5104 domain-containing protein: MSGRGSGRIGRLGACLLVALATVLCAGCAERVDSLVRLVESQVTGEEYVSPRGQACLDAAEGLLDALEAGDRDAIVGLFSPEATASSDDLDERARELAESCSGHVGYLDAHSAARPMESERVDDGRRRVELSTTFSFALDDENYWCFMTLVSEDEFDEAEEGVSTIIVWSEEAYSAMLYEERGTDWPEGLGLHLRLSYPLEWETRLVNGDPLRYEAGDVISDTGEVAALLDEGEMTITDLEERCGRPCCVSWSSDGRVYYELPADGEGPRYLEVNATASDEPVYSAYVVDERGVVEKVWDREDDA, translated from the coding sequence ATGTCTGGAAGAGGGTCGGGTCGCATCGGACGTCTGGGTGCGTGTCTGCTCGTCGCGCTCGCGACCGTCCTGTGCGCGGGATGCGCAGAGCGCGTTGACTCTCTCGTTCGCCTTGTCGAAAGCCAGGTGACGGGAGAGGAGTACGTGAGCCCGCGGGGACAGGCTTGCCTCGACGCGGCGGAGGGGCTCCTCGATGCCCTCGAGGCAGGAGACCGGGATGCGATCGTCGGGCTCTTCTCGCCCGAGGCAACCGCGAGCTCCGACGATCTTGACGAGCGCGCCCGAGAGCTCGCGGAGAGCTGCTCCGGTCATGTCGGCTACCTGGACGCCCACTCTGCGGCGCGCCCCATGGAGTCCGAGAGGGTCGATGACGGAAGGCGTCGCGTCGAGCTCTCGACCACCTTCTCGTTTGCCCTCGATGACGAGAACTACTGGTGCTTCATGACGCTCGTGAGCGAGGACGAGTTTGACGAGGCCGAGGAGGGCGTCTCCACGATCATCGTGTGGTCCGAGGAAGCTTACTCAGCGATGCTCTACGAGGAGCGGGGGACGGACTGGCCCGAGGGCCTGGGGCTGCACCTCCGGCTGAGCTATCCCCTGGAGTGGGAGACGCGTCTCGTGAACGGCGACCCCCTGCGCTACGAGGCCGGGGACGTCATCTCCGACACGGGCGAGGTCGCGGCGCTTCTCGACGAGGGCGAGATGACCATCACCGACCTCGAGGAGCGTTGTGGGCGCCCCTGCTGCGTGTCGTGGTCGAGCGACGGCCGCGTCTACTACGAGCTTCCCGCTGACGGGGAGGGGCCCCGCTACCTGGAGGTTAACGCGACGGCGTCGGACGAGCCGGTCTACTCTGCGTATGTGGTGGACGAGCGCGGCGTGGTCGAGAAGGTCTGGGACCGGGAGGACGACGCCTAG
- a CDS encoding TetR/AcrR family transcriptional regulator, whose product MPAIFSEEERRGLRLRMLDIGWELLRNKGFRALRVEDVARRAGLAKGTFYHFFPSKDAFLQEMVAENRRELSAGFEGLLAGEGRPEEARVRACLHEVWHSERLVFRCVGLEDYRRVCLTLPEGFQLGPVAGSGIIGGLLERVAPERDAEAHEVAMALQRVAALALMTEGVSDRATLDRVVDILIDDAVDVLFGRRDASGGPVREEAGRA is encoded by the coding sequence ATGCCGGCGATTTTTTCCGAGGAGGAGCGCAGGGGGCTGCGCCTTCGCATGCTGGACATCGGCTGGGAGCTGCTGCGCAACAAGGGCTTCCGCGCGCTGCGCGTGGAGGACGTGGCCCGGCGGGCGGGTCTCGCCAAGGGCACCTTCTACCACTTCTTCCCGTCCAAGGACGCCTTCCTTCAGGAGATGGTCGCGGAGAACCGACGCGAGCTCTCCGCGGGGTTCGAGGGGCTGCTCGCCGGCGAGGGCCGTCCCGAGGAGGCGCGCGTCCGAGCGTGCCTGCACGAGGTGTGGCACAGCGAGCGGCTGGTGTTTCGCTGCGTCGGGCTGGAGGACTACCGCAGGGTGTGCCTCACGCTGCCCGAGGGGTTCCAGCTGGGGCCCGTCGCGGGGAGCGGCATCATAGGAGGCCTGCTCGAGCGCGTGGCCCCCGAGCGCGACGCGGAGGCGCACGAGGTGGCGATGGCGCTGCAGCGCGTCGCGGCGCTCGCGCTCATGACCGAGGGGGTCTCCGACCGTGCCACGCTCGACCGTGTCGTCGACATCTTGATTGACGACGCGGTCGACGTGCTCTTCGGGAGGCGGGACGCGTCTGGCGGGCCCGTGCGTGAGGAGGCGGGGCGCGCCTAG
- a CDS encoding ATP-binding protein — MGGPSGKGGSVTGTPKVPRRIAAVIINSLKGGVVPRIGLPYITVGREREIKALLHDLELVADGGASFRFLVGRYGAGKSFLLQTIRTHAMGNGFVVADADLSPERRLQGGQGQGLATYRELVRNLSTKTRPEGGALALVLDRWVAALREQPDPEAALAAQLAPIRELVCGFDFTQVLRLYYQASLEGDVERRAGVTKWLRGEFRTKTEARGELGVNACITDDTWYEYLKLFAQFLVGAGYQGLVVLVDELVNLYKIPNATSRQYNYEKILTMYNDTLQGKAHHLGVIMGGTPQSIEDRRRGVFSYEALRSRLTQGRFAGAGLADMLAPVIHLEPLTYEELLVLIEKLADIHAGYFGYERTLTEEQLAGFLKVEFGRVGADTHLTPREVIRDFIELLDIVCQNPGSDVDALLASDAFSGAVSAPVVAAGREDADGAYAEFTI, encoded by the coding sequence ATGGGAGGCCCGTCGGGGAAGGGAGGCTCCGTGACAGGCACGCCGAAGGTGCCCAGGCGCATCGCCGCGGTCATCATCAACTCGCTCAAGGGCGGCGTCGTGCCGCGCATCGGACTGCCCTACATCACCGTCGGGCGCGAGCGGGAGATCAAGGCGCTGCTGCACGACCTCGAGCTCGTGGCGGACGGCGGCGCGAGCTTCCGCTTCCTCGTGGGCCGCTACGGCGCGGGCAAGAGCTTCCTGCTCCAGACCATCCGCACGCACGCGATGGGCAACGGCTTCGTGGTGGCGGACGCAGACCTCTCCCCCGAGCGCCGCCTCCAGGGAGGTCAGGGCCAGGGACTGGCGACCTATCGCGAGCTCGTCCGCAACCTCTCCACCAAGACGCGCCCCGAGGGGGGCGCCCTCGCGCTGGTGCTGGACCGCTGGGTGGCGGCCCTGCGCGAGCAGCCGGACCCCGAGGCTGCGCTCGCGGCGCAGCTGGCCCCCATCCGGGAGCTGGTCTGCGGCTTCGACTTCACCCAGGTCCTGCGCCTCTACTACCAGGCCTCCCTCGAGGGAGACGTCGAGCGCCGCGCCGGCGTGACAAAGTGGCTGCGGGGCGAGTTCCGCACCAAGACGGAGGCGCGCGGCGAGCTGGGCGTCAACGCCTGCATCACCGACGACACCTGGTACGAGTACCTCAAGCTCTTCGCCCAGTTCCTCGTCGGAGCCGGCTACCAGGGGCTCGTCGTCCTCGTCGACGAGCTCGTGAACCTCTACAAGATCCCCAACGCCACGTCGCGCCAGTACAACTACGAGAAGATCCTCACCATGTACAACGACACGCTCCAGGGCAAGGCTCACCACCTGGGCGTCATCATGGGCGGCACCCCGCAGTCAATCGAGGACAGGCGGCGCGGCGTCTTCTCCTACGAGGCACTGCGCAGCCGTCTCACGCAGGGGCGCTTCGCGGGGGCCGGCCTCGCGGACATGCTTGCCCCGGTCATCCATCTCGAACCCCTCACCTACGAGGAGCTGCTCGTCCTCATCGAGAAGCTCGCCGACATCCACGCCGGCTACTTCGGCTACGAGCGCACGCTCACCGAGGAGCAGCTCGCAGGCTTCCTCAAGGTCGAGTTCGGCCGCGTGGGGGCGGACACCCACCTCACGCCGCGCGAGGTCATTCGCGACTTCATCGAGCTCCTCGACATCGTCTGCCAGAACCCGGGCTCGGACGTGGACGCCCTCCTCGCGAGCGACGCGTTCTCCGGGGCCGTCAGCGCCCCCGTCGTCGCCGCCGGCAGGGAGGACGCCGACGGCGCCTACGCCGAGTTCACGATCTAG
- a CDS encoding DEAD/DEAH box helicase, translating into MGVFDRYAPFVQDFIYSHEWESLRGVQVAAGEAIFDTDDHVLLCASTASGKTEAAFFPILTEFWEDPPASVGALYIGPTKALINDQFYRLTDLCEEAGVSVWHWHGDVSASHKARLVRRPSGILQITPESLEALLMRRHAVVSKLFCDLRYVVVDEIHSLLRQDRGGQCLCLIERLARMAGVEPRRIGLSATIGDPEAVGAFLAAGTTRNCVIPRVEEPPRVWRLSMEHFYQSGPQADESQPQSASGEIEADVIAMEPGAPGLPPCSNSFGAQGAPAELRAEVVPAPVEQPTDLAPASSDPGLGYIFEHTRGHKCLIFSNSREEAEEVCTTLRAYCEANGEPDRFLIHHGNLSAAIRESAEEQMRDDASDLSIVATATLELGIDVGRLERAFQIDAPFTVSGFLQRMGRTGRRGSAPEMWFVMREEQPEARTLLPETIPWKLLQGIALVQLYREERWVEPPNLDRLPYSLLCHQTLATLAGEGELSPAQLASRVLTLTYFHRVTTDDFRELLRHLLRNDFVEQTEGGGLIVGLAGERVTGSYKFFAVFQENVEYTVRSGSEEIGTLCAPPPPGEKVAIAGRVWVVDEVDHERRLLYVTLVKGRVPAYFGDVAGDINTHVLERMRRVLEESAPYPYLRDHARARLREARRAARESGLAAGPLVCLGENDKEQTMWCLLPWLGTYAFLALERLIKIKCAAELGIKGVNSSRPYFMTFVMAADEQTFLSVVKDAAERLDDPMELLYPAEVPYFEKYDELVPESLVRKGFACGVLDVEGMRERVASWPHR; encoded by the coding sequence GTGGGCGTCTTTGACCGATACGCACCGTTCGTGCAGGACTTCATCTACTCGCACGAATGGGAGAGCCTGCGGGGCGTCCAGGTCGCCGCGGGCGAGGCGATCTTCGACACTGACGACCACGTCCTGCTGTGCGCCTCCACGGCGTCGGGCAAGACGGAGGCGGCCTTCTTCCCCATTCTCACCGAGTTCTGGGAGGACCCGCCCGCCTCGGTGGGCGCGCTCTACATCGGTCCCACCAAGGCGCTGATCAACGACCAGTTCTACCGTCTGACCGACCTCTGCGAGGAGGCTGGCGTCAGCGTCTGGCACTGGCACGGGGACGTCTCCGCCTCGCACAAGGCACGGCTCGTCAGGCGCCCCTCCGGCATCCTGCAGATCACGCCGGAGTCTCTCGAGGCGCTGCTCATGCGCCGTCACGCCGTCGTGTCCAAGCTCTTCTGCGACCTGCGCTACGTGGTGGTCGACGAGATTCACTCGCTGCTGCGGCAGGACCGCGGCGGCCAGTGTCTCTGCCTCATCGAGCGTCTGGCGAGAATGGCGGGCGTGGAGCCGCGTCGCATCGGCCTCTCCGCCACGATCGGCGACCCGGAGGCCGTGGGCGCGTTTCTCGCCGCCGGAACCACCCGCAACTGCGTGATACCGCGCGTCGAGGAGCCCCCTCGCGTCTGGCGCCTCTCGATGGAGCACTTCTACCAGAGCGGCCCTCAGGCAGATGAGTCCCAGCCCCAATCTGCCAGCGGCGAGATCGAGGCCGACGTCATCGCGATGGAGCCGGGGGCGCCGGGACTACCTCCGTGCTCAAACAGCTTCGGCGCACAGGGCGCGCCTGCAGAACTGCGCGCGGAGGTAGTCCCGGCGCCTGTCGAGCAGCCCACCGACCTTGCGCCCGCGAGCTCAGACCCGGGACTGGGATACATCTTTGAGCATACTCGCGGGCACAAGTGCCTGATCTTCTCCAACTCGCGCGAGGAGGCCGAGGAGGTCTGCACCACGCTGCGCGCCTACTGCGAGGCAAACGGCGAGCCGGACCGCTTCCTCATCCACCACGGCAACCTTTCCGCCGCCATTCGCGAGAGCGCCGAGGAGCAGATGCGTGACGACGCCTCCGACCTCTCGATCGTTGCGACGGCCACGCTGGAGCTGGGCATCGACGTGGGCCGTCTCGAGCGGGCGTTCCAGATAGACGCGCCGTTCACGGTCTCGGGATTCCTGCAGCGCATGGGGCGCACGGGCAGGCGCGGATCGGCGCCCGAGATGTGGTTCGTCATGCGCGAGGAGCAGCCGGAGGCGAGGACGCTGCTGCCCGAGACCATCCCCTGGAAGCTCCTCCAGGGCATCGCCCTCGTCCAGCTCTACCGGGAGGAGCGCTGGGTCGAGCCGCCCAACCTCGACCGCCTGCCCTACAGCCTGCTCTGCCATCAGACCCTGGCCACGCTCGCCGGGGAGGGGGAGCTCTCCCCTGCCCAGCTGGCGAGCCGCGTGCTCACGCTCACCTACTTCCACCGCGTGACGACCGACGACTTCCGCGAGCTCCTTCGCCACCTGCTCCGCAACGACTTCGTCGAGCAGACCGAGGGCGGGGGGCTCATCGTGGGCCTGGCGGGCGAGCGTGTGACCGGCTCCTACAAGTTCTTCGCGGTCTTCCAGGAGAACGTCGAGTACACGGTGCGCTCCGGCTCGGAGGAGATCGGCACGCTCTGCGCCCCGCCGCCCCCGGGCGAGAAGGTCGCCATCGCGGGCCGCGTCTGGGTCGTGGACGAGGTGGACCACGAGCGGCGCCTCCTCTACGTCACGCTGGTCAAGGGCAGGGTTCCCGCCTACTTCGGCGACGTTGCGGGAGACATCAACACGCACGTCCTCGAGCGCATGCGGCGCGTGCTGGAGGAGAGCGCGCCCTACCCCTATCTGCGCGACCATGCCCGGGCCCGTCTGCGCGAGGCGCGACGGGCGGCGAGGGAATCGGGGCTCGCCGCGGGCCCGCTCGTCTGCCTCGGCGAGAACGACAAGGAGCAGACCATGTGGTGCCTGCTGCCGTGGCTGGGGACCTACGCGTTTCTCGCACTGGAGCGCCTCATCAAGATCAAGTGCGCCGCAGAGCTGGGAATCAAGGGGGTGAACTCGTCACGGCCGTACTTCATGACCTTTGTGATGGCCGCCGACGAGCAGACGTTCCTCTCGGTCGTGAAGGATGCCGCGGAGCGCCTCGACGACCCGATGGAGCTCCTCTACCCCGCAGAGGTTCCCTACTTCGAGAAGTACGACGAGCTCGTGCCCGAGAGCCTCGTGCGCAAGGGCTTTGCCTGCGGCGTCCTGGACGTGGAGGGCATGAGGGAGCGCGTGGCGAGCTGGCCGCACCGATGA
- a CDS encoding MFS transporter, with protein MNKQSTSPSSPAELSKGQKNLALVVILCMTLMEMLDTTIANVALPTLQTAFEVDMALVQWVSSTLLVVSCAFLLTFGRLGDMIGKVRVFQFGVVTFTVGSLLSALAPSLPILIAARAVQGLGIAASMANNQGIITEMFADSRGRALGLLATFTALGAMSGPTIGGTLVSIAPWRVIFLINVPIGIVSFLVGLRVLPNRRPAERKRFDVKGAVLLSPAILLFFAAITLMQKGFSPLHAVMLAAAAVLLVLFVIVERRESDPLINMDVFKNLGFDACLLTAVCVFLALSGITVISPFYLQQAMGIAPGVAGAIVATYSLVNAIVGPISGTISDKIGCNIPVVVGAALFALGLSLFASLSLDTPIPLIVAIMMGTSLGSAIFQAPNNSLIMSHAKPEMLGFVGSLGNLMRYLGQSLGITVSMALLYGNMSDVAGYRVTAYIPERPDVFITGMSRTFLILMGLVIVGIVITLVRIFVLDRREGHTS; from the coding sequence GTGAACAAGCAGAGCACATCGCCCTCATCCCCGGCAGAGCTCTCCAAGGGGCAGAAGAACCTCGCCCTCGTCGTCATTCTGTGCATGACGCTCATGGAGATGCTCGACACCACGATCGCCAACGTGGCGCTCCCCACCCTGCAGACCGCGTTCGAGGTGGACATGGCCCTCGTCCAGTGGGTCTCGAGCACGCTGCTGGTGGTGAGCTGCGCGTTCCTGCTCACCTTCGGCCGTCTCGGCGACATGATCGGCAAGGTACGCGTCTTCCAGTTCGGCGTCGTCACCTTCACCGTGGGGTCGCTCCTGAGCGCGCTTGCGCCGAGCCTGCCCATCCTCATCGCCGCGCGCGCCGTCCAGGGGCTCGGCATCGCTGCCAGCATGGCCAACAACCAGGGCATCATCACCGAGATGTTCGCAGACAGCCGAGGCCGCGCCCTCGGGCTGCTGGCCACCTTCACCGCCCTCGGCGCCATGTCCGGCCCCACCATTGGCGGCACCCTCGTCTCCATAGCCCCCTGGCGCGTCATCTTCCTCATCAACGTGCCCATCGGCATCGTCTCGTTCCTCGTCGGCCTCAGGGTCCTGCCCAACCGCCGCCCCGCGGAGAGGAAGCGCTTCGACGTCAAGGGCGCCGTCCTGCTCTCTCCCGCCATCCTGCTCTTCTTTGCCGCCATCACCCTCATGCAGAAGGGGTTCTCGCCCCTGCACGCGGTCATGCTCGCCGCGGCTGCGGTCCTGCTCGTGCTCTTCGTCATCGTGGAGCGCCGCGAGTCCGACCCGCTCATCAACATGGACGTCTTCAAGAACCTCGGCTTCGACGCCTGCCTGCTCACGGCCGTCTGCGTGTTCCTCGCCCTCTCGGGCATCACGGTCATCTCCCCGTTCTACCTGCAGCAGGCCATGGGCATCGCGCCGGGCGTCGCGGGCGCCATCGTGGCGACGTACTCGCTCGTGAACGCCATCGTCGGCCCGATCTCCGGCACCATCTCCGACAAGATCGGCTGCAACATCCCCGTCGTCGTCGGCGCCGCGCTGTTCGCGCTGGGCTTGAGCCTGTTCGCCTCGCTCTCGCTCGACACCCCCATCCCGCTCATCGTCGCGATCATGATGGGGACCTCGCTTGGCAGCGCCATCTTCCAGGCGCCCAACAACTCCCTCATCATGAGCCACGCCAAGCCCGAGATGCTCGGCTTCGTGGGCTCGCTCGGGAACCTCATGCGCTACCTCGGCCAGTCGCTCGGCATCACCGTCTCCATGGCATTGCTCTACGGCAACATGAGCGACGTCGCCGGCTATCGCGTGACCGCCTACATCCCCGAGCGGCCGGACGTCTTCATCACTGGCATGTCACGCACCTTCCTCATCCTCATGGGGCTCGTGATCGTGGGCATCGTCATCACGCTCGTGCGCATCTTCGTCCTCGACCGCCGCGAGGGCCACACCTCCTAG
- a CDS encoding zinc-binding dehydrogenase — MPLPKERITNMRGYGVIEVNNPGWMEKDRPQVGPLDALLRPVAVAPCSSDTHCMHGGSGPKHNLILGHESIGEVVEVGELVQNFRPGDIVVVPCNTPDWEVPQLQRRNDNNAHDRRLIGSFKFMGSKDGVFAEFYHVNNADANLVAKPEDVSVEDALMTVDMMSTGFYGVEQADVQFGDTVVVFGIGPVGLMAIAGAALRGAGRIIGIGTRPNCAALAREFGATDIVSYKEGDVVEQILDLAGPVDACIIAGGRASSVNQALQLTRPGGVISNINYFDASETFEIPTALWGLGMSDVALKTGFCPGGAYRIGRLLNIIRAGRLHPGKMLNYAFEGFDKIEDAFRVMDEKPRDLIKPIVKISW, encoded by the coding sequence ATGCCGCTCCCGAAGGAAAGGATCACCAACATGCGTGGGTACGGCGTCATAGAAGTGAACAACCCCGGCTGGATGGAGAAGGACCGCCCGCAGGTCGGCCCGCTCGACGCGCTGCTGCGCCCCGTCGCGGTCGCACCGTGCTCGAGCGACACGCACTGCATGCACGGCGGGTCGGGTCCCAAGCACAACCTCATCCTCGGGCACGAGTCCATCGGCGAGGTCGTCGAGGTGGGCGAGCTCGTCCAGAACTTCAGGCCCGGCGACATCGTCGTGGTGCCCTGCAACACGCCCGACTGGGAGGTCCCGCAGCTGCAGCGCCGCAACGACAACAACGCCCACGACCGCCGTCTCATCGGCAGCTTCAAGTTCATGGGCAGCAAGGACGGCGTCTTCGCCGAGTTCTACCACGTCAACAACGCCGACGCCAACCTCGTGGCCAAGCCCGAGGACGTGAGCGTCGAGGACGCGCTCATGACCGTCGACATGATGTCGACGGGCTTCTACGGGGTGGAGCAGGCCGACGTGCAGTTTGGTGACACCGTCGTGGTCTTTGGCATCGGCCCCGTCGGCCTCATGGCGATCGCCGGCGCGGCGCTGCGCGGCGCCGGCCGCATCATCGGCATCGGCACCCGTCCCAACTGTGCCGCCCTCGCGCGGGAGTTTGGCGCCACGGACATCGTGAGCTACAAGGAGGGAGACGTGGTCGAGCAGATCCTCGACCTCGCCGGCCCCGTCGACGCCTGCATCATCGCCGGCGGCAGGGCGTCGAGCGTCAACCAGGCGCTCCAGCTCACGCGCCCCGGCGGGGTGATCTCCAACATCAACTACTTCGACGCCTCCGAGACCTTTGAGATCCCCACCGCGCTCTGGGGCCTCGGAATGAGCGACGTCGCCCTCAAGACGGGGTTCTGCCCCGGCGGCGCCTACCGCATCGGCCGTCTGCTCAACATCATCCGCGCCGGTCGTCTGCACCCCGGCAAGATGCTCAACTACGCCTTCGAGGGATTCGACAAGATCGAGGACGCCTTCCGCGTCATGGACGAGAAGCCCCGCGACCTCATCAAGCCGATCGTGAAGATCAGCTGGTAG